In one Coregonus clupeaformis isolate EN_2021a unplaced genomic scaffold, ASM2061545v1 scaf1155, whole genome shotgun sequence genomic region, the following are encoded:
- the LOC123486342 gene encoding F-box/LRR-repeat protein 18-like translates to MSSSGNGGVLEEDMDNQIVQAVCVDDGIGVMSGSIGMSDFSDEILLSILRYVSTSDLVNNVSRTCRKLHTLCYDKTLLTTVTLSEEYTANDGAIRQVLKHLSNHVQSLSLSGCYWLSGSTIDRLIGCRSLVRLDLSGCRLTSLRLSRLLSSLSLLQSLAFDVAPGFDSAQLSGEARDSLSRLSELRQTVLTPSYGVVPCCSSLFSLRLQLDIPDVTREGSSVCCQLMIGQSSVPHYQQLEEFTARLAPGEVNQTLLLLYLAVFSVRVPERLRCFLVSVPGPNPAHWPAASSLAHSLCQHGDLEALQLPRSWLDATSLGRVLLSNAPKHLNFSRCPTLRQTVIQSLTGARVRDSTRLVSLNLSGVGHTSNYPECSRARGEEELVAEAMSRLVIGCPNLSHLNLLHTHYHHDNTHTPGLEDNAHLCTSLAKLTHLRSLALPACALSDGSHAPSPSPAPSPSSLLLGLRKPSRVGLRTYRPRSEDSLPREGASSGLGTLLAGCPSLEVLELTGPGFVSALPRLEPCARVCVDQRACVCARGVGDSHVAALRGFRGLRRLTLAGLPGILKGNGLVQVSEHCRDLQALSLANLGSLKTWNYSAALLETLRNCTQLTELRLEQPYLVCSGAFWEALSCCSRLRRLCLVSRNGTFHPAAVVTFMERCRDVMVCHMFLGGTLVACRTLQKTLLDRFSVERPALSVVIYPLLHEDLPLVIRDMPLPLLDQLTLFQSRVAQAPPSSQWRRQSVKRQPANQSTKDLITMVTPV, encoded by the exons ATGAGTTCGTCTGGAAACGGAGGAGTATTGGAAGAAGATATGGACAATCAAATTGTACAG gctgtgTGTGTAGATGATGGGATAGGGGTGATGTCGGGGTCGATCGGGATGTCAGACTTCTCCGATGAGATCTTGTTAAGTATCCTGCGCTATGTCTCGACCTCTGACCTGGTGAATAACGTATCCAGGACCTGCCGCAAGCTGCACACACTCTGCTACGACAAGACACTGCTGACCACGGTCACACTGTCTGAAGAATacacg GCAAATGACGGCGCTATTCGCCAGGTGCTGAAGCATCTATCCAATCACGTGCAGTCCCTCAGCCTGAGCGGCTGCTATTGGCTGTCGGGTTCTACCATCGACCGGCTGATTGGCTGTCGCTCCCTGGTGCGTCTGGACCTTTCAGGGTGTCGCCTCACCTCCCTGCGTCTGtcccgtctcctctcctctctctctctcctccagtctcttgcTTTTGACGTGGCGCCGGGCTTTGATTCCGCCCAGCTGAGTGGGGAGGCCCGTGATTCGCTGTCCCGGCTGTCAGAGCTGAGACAGACGGTCTTGACGCCCAGTTACGGCGTTGTCCCCTGCTGCTCCAGCCTCTTCAGCCTACGGCTGCAGCTGGACATACCTGACGTCACCAG ggaagGTTCCAGTGTGTGTTGCCAGCTGATGATTGGCCAGAGCAGTGTTCCTCACTACCAACAGCTGGAGGAGTTTACAGCCCGCCTGGCGCCTGGAGAG gtgaACCAGACTCTGCTCCTCCTCTACCTGGCTGTGTTCAGTGTTCGTGTTCCGGAGCGTCTCCGCTGCTTCCTGGTTTCAGTTCCTGGTCCAAACCCCGCCCACTGGCCTGCTGCGTCCTCATTGGCCCATAGCCTCTGTCAGCATGGCGACCTGGAAGCCCTGCAGTTGCCTCGCTCCTGGTTGGACGCCACATCGCTAGGGCGGGTCCTTCTTAGCAACGCTCCCAAGCACCTCAACTTCTCCCGTTGCCCCACGTTACGACAAACTGTCATCCAATCGCTGACTGGCGCCAGAGTGAGAGACTCAACGAGATTGGTCAGCCTGAATCTCAGTGGTGTAGGCCACACCTCCAATTATCCAGAGTGCAGTAGAGCGCGGGGAGAGGAGGAGCTTGTTGCCGAGGCGATGAGCCGGCTGGTTATTGGCTGTCCCAATCTGTCACACCTCAACCTGTTACACACGCACTATCAccatgacaacacacacacacctgggctgGAGGACAACGCACACCTGTGTACCAGCCTCGCCAAACTCACGCACCTCCGCTCGCTGGCGCTGCCCGCCTGCGCCCTGTCGGACGGTTCGCACGCGCCCTCCCCTTCCCccgccccctccccctcctcgctGCTGCTGGGGCTGAGGAAGCCGTCCCGCGTGGGGCTCCGGACCTACAGGCCGCGCTCTGAGGACTCTCTCCCCAGGGAGGGCGCCTCTTCCGGGCTGGGTACCCTGCTGGCTGGCTGCCCCTCTCTGGAGGTTCTGGAGTTAACAGGACCGGGCTTCGTCTCCGCCCTGCCGCGTCTCGAGCCCTGTGCCAGGGTGTGCGTGGATCAGAGGGCGTGCGTGTGCGCGCGCGGGGTCGGGGACTCGCACGTTGCCGCGCTCCGGGGGTTCCGGGGGCTGCGGAGGCTGACGCTGGCGGGGTTGCCGGGGATCCTGAAGGGGAACGGGCTGGTGCAGGTCTCTGAGCACTGCCGGGACCTGCAGGCTTTATCACTGGCCAACCTGGGGTCCTTGAAGACCTGGAACTACAGCGCCGCCCTGCTGGAGACACTGAGGAACTGCACACAGCTCACAGAGCTACG gtTGGAGCAGCCCTACCTGGTGTGTAGCGGTGCATTCTGGGAGGCGTTGTCATGCTGCTCTCGTCTCCGCCGCCTCTGTCTCGTCTCTCGGAACGGAACCTTCCACCCCGCTGCCGTGGTGACCTTCATGGAGCGTTGCCGTGACGTCATGGTGTGTCACATGTTCTTGGGCGGAACTCTGGTGGCGTGCCGCACACTGCAGAAAACACTGTTAGACCg TTTCTCTGTGGAGCGTCCGGCTCTCAGTGTGGTCATCTACCCACTGCTCCATGAAGACCTTCCATTGGTCATCAGAGACATGCCCCTCCCACTGCTCGATCAACTGACCCTCTTCCAGAGCCGCGTTGCCCAGGCCCCGCCCTCATCACAATGGCGACGCCAGAGTGTGAAGAGGCAACCAGCCAATCAGAGCACCAAAGACCTCATCACCATGGTAACGCCAGTGTGA